Proteins found in one Lates calcarifer isolate ASB-BC8 linkage group LG8, TLL_Latcal_v3, whole genome shotgun sequence genomic segment:
- the sox3 gene encoding transcription factor Sox-3, translating to MYNMMETEIKTPLPQSNSGSAPGAKNNSASDQERVKRPMNAFMVWSRGQRRKMAQENPKMHNSEISKRLGADWKLLTDAEKRPFIDEAKRLRAMHMKEHPDYKYRPRRKTKTLLKKDKYSLPGGLLPPGANAVNNSVSVGQRMDGYAHMNGWTNSAYSLMQDQLAYPQHHSMNSPQIQQMHRYEMAGLQYPMMSSAQTYMNAASTYSMSPAYTQQTTSAMGLSSMASVCKTEPSSPPPAITSHSQRACLGDLRDMISMYLPPGGDSAEHSSLQSSRLHSVHPHYQTAGTGVNGTLPLTHI from the coding sequence ATGTATAACATGATGGAAACCGAGATCAAGACCCCGCTCCCGCAGTCCAACTCGGGCTCGGCGCCGGGCGCAAAGAACAACAGTGCCAGCGACCAGGAGCGGGTGAAGCGGCCGATGAACGCCTTCATGGTGTGGTCCAGGGGACAGCGGAGGAAGATGGCTCAAGAAAATCCCAAAATGCACAACTCTGAGATCAGCAAGCGGCTCGGCGCTGACTGGAAACTTCTGACCGACGCAGAAAAGAGGCCATTCATCGACGAGGCCAAGCGTCTACGCGCTATGCACATGAAGGAGCATCCGGATTATAAATACCGTCCCCGTCGGAAGACCAAGACCCTGCTCAAGAAAGACAAGTATTCTTTGCCCGGGGGACTGTTGCCGCCGGGAGCCAACGCCGTCAACAACTCGGTGTCGGTGGGGCAGAGGATGGACGGTTACGCGCACATGAACGGCTGGACGAACAGCGCGTACTCCCTCATGCAGGACCAGTTGGCCTACCCTCAGCATCACAGCATGAACAGCCCCCAGATCCAGCAGATGCACCGGTACGAGATGGCGGGTCTCCAGTACCCGATGATGTCCTCGGCGCAGACCTACATGAACGCGGCTTCCACGTACAGCATGTCTCCGGCGTACACGCAGCAGACCACCAGCGCCATGGGACTGAGCTCCATGGCGTCCGTGTGCAAGACCGAGCCGAGCTCACCGCCGCCGGCCATCACGTCCCACTCTCAGCGGGCGTGTTTGGGGGACCTGAGGGATATGATAAGCATGTACCTGCCTCCCGGCGGGGACAGCGCGGAGCATTCCTCCCTGCAGAGCAGCCGGTTACACAGCGTCCATCCGCACTATCAGACCGCAGGGACTGGCGTCAATGGGACTCTACCTCTCACCCACATctga